The following are encoded in a window of Fibrobacter sp. UWR4 genomic DNA:
- a CDS encoding Panacea domain-containing protein → MSKIICILGLVKRLFYKDFAMRNADNNMKTYDINDVADYIILQATAEETHPSLTNLKLQKLLYYVQAWSYGIHQRPFFSENEQFQAWIHGPVNRTIYDRFEPTKLLYSELTMSDRRQDAKDLDDEGKEFVDFILENYMKFTGVQLEAMTHREDPWIQAREGIAPTARCEKIISPDAMVKFYGKRWKEIQG, encoded by the coding sequence ATGTCAAAAATCATTTGTATATTAGGCTTGGTAAAGAGACTTTTCTACAAGGATTTCGCTATGAGAAATGCAGATAACAATATGAAAACCTACGACATCAACGATGTCGCGGATTACATTATTTTGCAGGCCACAGCAGAAGAAACTCATCCTTCACTCACCAATCTTAAGCTTCAAAAACTCCTGTATTACGTGCAAGCCTGGTCTTACGGAATTCATCAAAGACCGTTTTTTAGCGAAAACGAACAGTTCCAAGCATGGATCCATGGTCCGGTCAACAGAACTATATACGACAGGTTTGAACCAACCAAGCTTCTTTATTCCGAACTGACTATGAGTGACCGTCGTCAAGACGCAAAAGATCTTGATGATGAGGGAAAGGAATTCGTTGATTTCATTCTTGAGAATTACATGAAGTTTACTGGCGTACAACTCGAGGCTATGACCCATAGGGAGGACCCCTGGATTCAGGCAAGAGAAGGCATCGCCCCCACTGCCAGATGTGAAAAGATCATTTCTCCGGATGCGATGGTTAAATTTTATGGCAAACGTTGGAAAGAAATTCAAGGCTAA